A segment of the Gossypium hirsutum isolate 1008001.06 chromosome D10, Gossypium_hirsutum_v2.1, whole genome shotgun sequence genome:
atatatatatatgcttaaaggaaacaaaaaaaatttggagTTGAAAGTGAATTTTCGAGGGTCAAAAACACCCGTAATCGATTGGTCTTGTCCGTCGTTGGTGGTCATTGGACAAAAGTGGTGCTGCCACTCGCTAGTCCTCCACCCCACTTGTCGCCTAACACGGCCTGACATATGCATTACAAATCCCCATAAATTACAcccttaaatttattattttttaaatggctGTATATGGCATGTTTTCTTATCGGATTTTTTTTAAACCTGGATATTGGGGCCGCCATCTATACACCCTCCatccttaaaaaatatatatttaacatgaaTCATATGCTAATGATGCCGCCACCCTATCTCCTTCCACTCTCAACAATGTTCAAAACAtactattttagtaaataatgatATTGATATACCATTTaggtatttaaatattaattttgtattatctacgtgaaaaagatatatttttcttattctacaataaaattaattataaatatatattttttaaatttcgtatAAACCAATTCAAGCAAAATCCTTTAACCgttttataaattacataatcaATCGTTAAATCAAAAGAATATATATCTACAATTAAACATAGCAATACTAAATTAGGTAATAGTGATTGACAGAAAAATATACAAAGCTATTGAATCCACTGTCCACACATACATTTTTGTATGGAAGGATTTGAATCGAGGGTGTTAGGAATTTAATCATTGCTAACACTACTAAAGGTTTCATTGgcataattgtttttttatatttaattttggtgaGTTAGTAATTTCAACTCAATTGGTGTGTGATACCCAATtcactaaaaaattataataatataaattattaatatttgagCACGTTTgcttgatttaattaattttatttagaactctcaaaaaataattctattacataaaaaattgattttattttaaatatttttattttattgaaggtacattttaataattttcttctGGGCTTGTTTGttagaaatattaaaaacattGTATTTAAAAGGTCCTCGTATCATGCTgcatattatattaaaattcatatgaaatttaaaatatatcctttttaaaattttaaaaaaaaaatacaaattaacagGGAACGGAGCTAAAGTGCTAAACCCAAGTTTGAAAAAAGATAGgaacttttaataaataaattaattaatggttTAAGTTAATATAATTATCTGTTTCGACATCATTGTATGGTTGGTAGATTAGAAAGTTATTAATTTCTTTGCAATGTGGGCAATACATTTACAGGGACTAAAATCAGCCACTTTACCAATAATGCCTTTCATTGAAGCATAAAACAACCTTTGGATTTTGATGGCTCAACTCAAACAACAGTTAGAAATGTGGGAATTTGTTGGAAAAAAGCTCATTGCCTGCCCTCATTACTATATTGTCCAGTTTGGCAAATGCAAGCTAACAGGCACCTGTTTGCCTGATAAAACGGATCATTACTATATTGACTACCTTGAATTGAAGTTGAAGCGATCTGGAATTTTTAGACAGTTTCACTGTAGTTAATTTCTCAGAATTCATTGTCTATCCATGCAATTCATTAACAACAAAAATATCAGGGCGCTCAACTCAAAATATGACGTTCCATCCTGAGTAGAAGTTAAACATATCATCCAAAGTGAATCCCCCGTATATGCTATATTAATTTCTCCGCCAGGAAATGTAGTAATTCAGTATtcaaggaaacaataaaataatttctcttaaGAGTTACATGGGCTAGGAGAGTGAGCACCTGATGAATGTGTTCTTTTCGCTATGATCCATCTATGACATCATTTACCAAGGTCTGCATCTTTCGGATTGATAAGCTGGCAGGATTAGCGGCAAGAGATATTGGTGCAATGAAATACTTATATCCCGAAGCGCcctgaaaaataataataaggtcAACAAAATCAGGAGTAGAGAATGAATAAAGCTGTTAAAGTTACACAATAAAACAGGTAAATTGTCTTGGCAACTTTTACATTTCCAAGTTTCTTCACCACTCTTGAAGCAATCAAACATACAACCTAATTGACTACAGGGGTTTCAGTCCCACAACTATACTGAAAGAACAAGTTCAGATAGCTATATATAATATGTTCATATAAATTCAGAACACGAGAAGAAACTGATATACCCCTATTCTGATGGAAGAAGTGCAATTTCAATCTCTTGAAGTGATTTTCCTTTTGTTTCCAACACATTTTTCTTTATAAAAAGTACTGCCAGCAGACAAAAGGCACCGAAAATCGAATTCAGGACTAATGGTCCAATCTGTTCCAGTAACCGCAAAAATAACAGCCCGACAAAGAAATTTACAATCTGTTACAAAAACCAAAGTCAGAGGAGGTTCATAAAGttaaagaaaaggaaataagGACAAACAAAAAGAGAGAAACCCAAGATTCAAGTGCCTCTTCCACTATCCATCTTAAATACCAACAAATGCATTTGAAATGATTGCCAGTGCTGCGCTTGTTTGCACATTTAAGattcaaatttaagaaaaaatgcTCAATATCAATAACCTAAAAGCTTCTTTACTAGGAGAATATTACGAAACTATCCAATATGAAAGAAGACTGACCACAATAGTTTAAGATACCCTAACAATCTTCATTCAGGCAATTGAACTTGATTAACTTGTTGGAAATAAGCAAAGAAATAAATCCCTTGTCTGGCAACAGAATATTGAGAGGAGGAAGAGTTAAAAGCTTGTTACCCAATGGAAAGCCATGCAAACTGACACTGCATTTGCCCTAACCCGACCAGGAAACATTTCTGATAGTAGGATACTAGGGACTGGTCCAGCTCCAATAGCGAAGGCCAAGACAGACCTGCATTATTACATCATTAAATTTTTGGTTGAGAGAATGCCACACTGCAAATTGAAGTTGCTAAATAtagatttttatttaactttcataaattatgtaataaggacACCTTAAACACGGTCTACGGGACCCCgctgaattaaaaattaatttaatgtactaGACATATTGCATTCATGCTCTTCATATTTCTCAGGTAGCAAATTATATTGTGTTCAACGATGCCAGATATAAATCATCTTGATGATGGATGGAGCAGTAATCCTACATATGTAAAGTAACACTAAGCCACAAAGGTTTAATAAGCTTATCTCCACTACGAAAATAAACATTTTGATATTCAAAGGATTAACTACTTACAAAAGCATGCCTCCAACAGAGAGATAAACTCCACTACTTCTTGAAACTAAGGAAGTAGCTGAAGTTATCTGAAGAAACATTGCCACTACCTGGAACACAAAGCATAAATTGGAGTTTGATTGGTGTCAAAATTGTATTGAACATGACAAAAGTTGTTAAGTTGAAGTCTAACAATCAGAAATATATGTACCACAACATAGCACAATCCAAAACCTGTTAGGTTCAAATCTAACAGAGAGTGTACCACACAAACAGCACAATCAACTATACAAATATCCTCTGGGAATCTCTTACACTATCACTGGCcctaaattaaatgaatttgtaATTCTTATCCTCTCGTGGTCATCAGCAACTGCAAACTGCATTAATGTAGTCTATACTATAGAACAATCTTGCAGAACAAGAACTATCTGCTCTTATAATTGCCAGAAAAGTTACAGATTTGAAAGTCCAACCAAGTCTGCATATACTTTCGCTTATAGGAGTTGACAGTTAGCTACCAAATACAAACCCCAAACATAACTGCAGAACAGAATCATATTAGGAACTTCAATATTATACATATGCTCATGGCATGAGCCAAACAGTAAAAGACCAGCAAAAACTTTTCTTACTTACCATGCCTGAAAAGCTTCCAATGAGAAGTACCTTCCTTCCCAGTCTATCCATCAAAATCATTGCAACAAATGATCCTGGAGACATAAATAATACAGTTAAAGGAAAACTTCACAATGATGCACAAGATGGGTATTTGGTAACATAGCCATATACCTAACAAATTGGCAATTCCCACACATATGTTTGCAGACTCTGAAGGTACGCCAGCAGTTTCAAAGACAGTTGACGAGAAATAGAAAACAGCATTTATACCAGAGAGCTGTTGTAAAGCAAAAAGGGTAGACCCAATGAAAACAACTGCAAATAGAGAAGTTAACAAGTAATCATTTAGAAGGAAACGAGTAGATGCTACAACTGAAGTCTTACTGGAAAGTATTTGCATGTTCACCTTTACGATGATGGCCATAAAGTAGCTCTGAGAACTTGAATGTATCTGCCTCATCCCCTCTGTCTGACTTTGACAATTCAGCCATTGCACTTTTGACATATGGTCCTcccaaaagtttttcaaactcagcTTCAGCATCAGCAGCTCTTCCTCTCTGAAGCAAGTTTATAAAGCTTATAATATTCTACTgagaaaaaaaattcttgaagATAAACCAAGAGAAAGGATATCAAACTACTCATTCCCTCCCTCCCTCCCTATAAATAAAGATGATAAGTATATATTGGACAGAAAGAGCCCTAGAAGAGATGATGTTAGGGTATAGTGGAAGTCAGCATAATCCATAAATGAACCTAGCTTCCATGTTAGTATGTTATATTCtccatcaaattaaaatttcaggcTGAGAAGAGTTTGTTTAAAACAGTATAATGAGTCTGTTGTCCTATCTCAATATGTAGATACTTCTAAGAAATTACTTAAATATCTAATTCAGATCTATATCCACGCACTCAaaattgttcttttctttttcagttcAATATTTCTTTACAAAAATGCTCAACTGTACAACTGCTTCatattcaaatcttgaatctAATTGCAATTGAAATCTTAGAATTTTAAACTATAGAGTTAATGCATGGTAGAATTAAAGCTAACTGTTCACAGTTGCGGGAACTATAACTCTAAAATGTGAACATTATTTCAATATTCCTTCTTCTTTCTAGTAAATTTTAATAACATTCACATCTGTTACCTAGATCTAAGTTTTATTAAGAGAAGCTGAAACTAACTTATGCTGACCATCTAATGAgagaatgtaaaattattattacaGAATATGAAGGAAGAGCAAATCACCTTAAAAAGCCAATGGGGACTCTCTACAGAAAACTCCATAAAAAGAGCAAGTATAGCAGCAGGAGCAACAGATGCCCAGAAACATATGCGCCACCTGCACACATTATCAAGTTATGAAATATGTTATTACTCTATGAGTCAGCAAAGCACAATCCCGAGTTGTTAAAATATGTTCTTCTGAtgacatttttttgaaaaaggagaAAGTAACACCAAGCACATCCTCTGATGGTGGTGCCATCTTAAAGTTTGCTTCAAATGACCATAAGCAATCAGATTAAAACAACATTTTTGTTGATTATCATGTTCAAAACTACTATTACTCATGATTTCTTACCAACCCTCAATTGCCTTAGCAGGGAATCCAATAAATAGAGAGCCCATCAATCCTAGGCCTGTTGCAATTTGAGTGAAGCTTCCATATGTACCTCTTACATAAGCTGGAGAAACCTGTTCATGGATCACATTACTAttggaaaaagaacaaaaaagaaaggaggaaagaaaagaagatgaTGTTGAAATAtagcagaaaaatagtttatagATCATCTTTTAGATACCTCTGTCACATAAAGAGCTGCCACAGCTGGGCCAATACCCATTCCAGTCCCTACAAATAACCTCCCCAGAAGCATGGCCCAAAGGCTTTTTGCTGTCGCACTGCAAGAATATTTTGGACTTATATATGTAAAAGCAGAATTTTATTAAGATTATTAATTTAGAAGACCACAACCTTGATGCCAAAGAGAACCCCTAACTTAATCTTTATCATTTAATATGCTTATGAGAACTATAGGAGAAAGGTAGGAGGGAACCGATATCTCTCAACAAAATGACTCAGGGACCCCAATTTTAACAAGATAAATTTATCAGTTAAACTCAAATTTTGTATTGTGAATATTAGTATTAGCTAAGATCCAAAAAGGAAAAGTTCTGAACAAACCCTCAAAGACATTGTCATTTTAAAAGCATGTAAGCATAATGGAATAGCCTATTTGAgataaattcaaaaacaaaaatccTAGAATGTAAGGTTAGATGAAACAATACTGCAATTACCTCATTGAAGCCCCAATTATCATAGGCAAAGCACATAGCTGGAGTGCCCTGCGACGCCCAACTCCGTCTGCAATCAAACCACTGAACAGTGATCCAACAAAGGCACCCCCTAAACATGTACTTACGACCAGACCTTAATTTTGACAGAAGACAACATATTAGAACGATTTCACAAATAAGACAAGAACAACAAATTTATTGGCTCCGGTACCTTCAGCCATGGTATTCCCATGAAAACCAAGGTCACGTGAAATACTTTCTAGTGTTTCATTAACTACTCTGCATTAAGAACAACAAGCATAATGAATACATTATTGCCAAAATTCCAAGAAATACCAAAAAACAAAATTCTCAAATGGTACACACCCAAGATGATAACCATAGAGGAAGGAAGATAATGTTGCCACGAGTACATGCCGGAGTGAACGCTTCCAAGAAGGGACTCCAATATCCTTGCCCACTCCATTCAGCGAACGTTCTTAAAAGCCCATAAAAAGATTCAGCAAACTGTCAAACTTAATACTATTGAAACTAATAAAGAGTGCCTTcattcaagaaaaagaaaagcttaaaacatataaatgttCTCCATTACTTGGAAGTGTCAGATATGGGCATTAGTTTGATACAAATATGTTGACTATTTTTTGAGATTTCCATGTATTTGTAAAGCGGTTAAATCCCCATGCTCATGTCAAAGTAAGACATGGGTGTCGACATGGGTACTTCAGGAAACATGAAAGTCAGAACAACATAGTTGTCAAGCGAATCCAACCATAGAAAAATTCATGCAACTAGTAACGAGGTACTAAACCCATAACATAAGAAAGCGAAAACAAAGCTTCAGGTTTCCACTTCATGCAACTTGCACTTTTTTAGAAGGTCGTTATATATATTGTTTCATAATTAGTGATTGCTAAccatttttattatcttaatcacTAAAAATGCATTTTGCACCTTCCAAATTAAAACATAGAATAATAATGAGAAACTTTTACTTACATGTCTGATAAATAAATTCACGACTTAAACCAAAATTAacctaataaaaaaaaagaagtaaaataaaGAATACCTGGACCTTGCTCTTTATCAAAGGCATCGAATCCATGCTCTCTGGTACCGCGCTTGTACATGGAATAAGCATCGAGGTGTCGACCCCGCATTGACATTTCCACGGGTTATTTTAAACCACCCTCCAAAATTGAATTAGAAAATACAAATTTCTGCTATGTCAATTGCTCTGCAAAATTAATCCGtgcaagtttttttatttaattgataaataatttAACCCCAAGGACTAAATCTAGTACAATTTTAAAATCtgttactatttttaaaaaaatctgaaTCGTTCACCTGAAACTACAAAAACGAAAGCATAGAAAACGTCGACGTTTCTGAAGGATCAAGAAATGGAGAAAGAACAGAACATATTAAATTGATCAATGGTTGAGAAACGGAGCAGAGGTGGATTTAGCTGAAAGACGGCAACGATTCAGATCGAATGTTAAGGAACTTACCATTCCGGTTCAGCATTAAAGAAGGAAACGGATTCAGATTAAGattcaagaagaagaagaaaagtggAAAGCACTAACTAGATGCCATCGTTTGGGAATAGCGAAGGAACAGGACAGAACAGATCAAATTGATCGATGATTGAGAAACAAAGCAGAGCTGAGAAACGGCAACATATCGGGAAGATCGAATGTTAAGGAACTTAAAAGTTTAGAGATTCAGCATTAAAAGATGGAAACAGACTCAGatttaagaagaagaagaagaaaaaagtaaaacaaatattttcatTTAGTTCAATTAAAGATAGCGAGCAACATAACAGAAACGACACGTCGTATAGGGAAGAAAAAAAATACCTGTAAATCGAAATGAGAGAATCAGCTTCCAAGATGCTCGATAATGGCGAAGATTAGAGATTAGAGCTTGAAAGTGaggggaaaaaaagagagagagagaggtggTAACAGACAAGAGGCTAAAATGCGCCGAGAAGGAAGGTGTCTGATGATTGCCGCTAACGTACGCACTGTCCACTCTTCTACTGTATATATTTTTTGGAGAAGTGTCGGCTTTTTCCAAGTGAAGACGAGGAAAACTACGCGACCATTTCGAATCCAACCCGCTTTCTTTCTGGAACAAATTCTCTATTTGCTAACCTGCGCGTCTGTTGTTTActatttcaatttataaaaatcCACGTGTCAGCATTACACCCCAAATGCCTTTTTTGgttgtttgttttattaaaatattaatttaatgcatggatgaattttgtttttcaattaaaatatttttaaaaaaaaatttaagatatcatcttatgttttaaaattgttgttaaacttgttaatataaaaaaaaacattacggatattattaaattttaataatttgatgttttaaaccttttaaaaatataaattgacattttaaaacatttttgagTTAGTGCTAGTTTATTGAGAGTgtatactttatttaattaataatttcgaGAAATAATTTCGTTCAAATCatcattatatcaaaatataataattcacaatcttaaattttaaatttgatagtATATTTTTCATTTGAAGGTTATATAATTAGACAAAGATTTTCAAATGTAAAACTAGAAaagttttgaatatttatttgaatttaattttaaattaataattaaataaattttacttaCCTTATTCATCGTTAAAAGATAAATTATGTCATGCATGCATATACCTtgttcatttaatatatattatatatattagattttacttaaaaataataatttaattatattggtAGCTATTTTCTAGTTAAAGTGATAATACTTGAAATTTTGAACATTTCTAAATGGataatattgtttttttaatgttaataatatagataaattttagattttaagatttaataatttgacattttaattttttttaactaatcCTAGTTTATTAatagtgtatattttatttaagGGAAGTATATTATGTAATGTGAGTGCATAAGTCCCATACACCgtcaataaataataatatgacacttctcattaaataaaacaaaaaataatggaggtcttataaataaatactaataactttatttaaatataattaaataataattattataaataaatattaaacccAAGACCCGAGACCCTAGACCCTAAACATAAGAACATAAAATCGAGAGTTATTaagatttatttataatagttatggttaatgtttaattatgtttaaataaaactattagtatttatttacaaGTCCTCTATATTTcttgtttaatttaatgatgATGTATTATGTTACTATTCATTGATAGTGCATGAGACTTATGTAATGATGGTGCATCaaacattatttatttaataattatttaattaaattatttatttgttatggataatgatttatacttttaaatgtatttttattcatttattgtaaataagattaatttaattcaaagCTTAAATGTAGAATTTTGTTACCCTAATTGATGTTTAAATTAACTTAGATGTGTTAAATCACTATTTGGAGTTTGAACTGGGGAACAATTCTCACATCGGGGTTTAAACTTTTTTGTTCAAgttaatttttaaacttgataATTGTTCTCACATTGGGACTTGAGCTTTTTTTTTGTCTATGTTATTTTAAGAAATAGGATTATATTAGGTGAACGGATCTAactcaaagagattaaggatattctACAAGAGTAATACACATATGACAATATTATTGAATGAGCACTTGATAAGTAGCTTTCAAAATGGTATGTAATAAGGAAAGCTCAGTCATGGTACTTTAGTGAAATGACTCCAtaactaaataatgttgtaattgatAGACGAATAGTCagaatttaattacaatttatttGAATCCTGATTAGATATGTCCAATTGGTTTCTCCCTTAGCTCGGTACAACATTGATAGTTTGCATTTGAATAGATgagatgaaaatatgaaaatgacaaataaaataaataaatcgcATGTATCACTATCCACAACGAATGCGTTTTCTCGTTGTGAGCAAGAGATGacttagttaaattaatttttttgaattattatttaatttattgtaatttaataattgaagttcgaagtaaaaattaaattaattagtcgtCATAGTTTTATTGAACaatgtaattaaatttatttactcatagaTTCTAATACGGTAAAGTTATCATGGctttaatagaattagaatttagttgagaaaaaaatataattagaaattttaattaaatatgttttaattaattaatattttaggaATATAAAATTGGGTGATTGGATTGGTTAATTTACATGAGTTGGTTAAAGGTTCATATAATTGTATACAATACAAATAAGCCCATTTGATATGAGATGGGCAGCAACCCTAAGGTTCTAGAGGGGGTGTCTCACCCACCCTAGATAGTCTGAGgaggatttttttttctattaaaatactattatttttcttttacttgttGAACTATGACTTATGAttttctctataaatagagacAATTTGCTAGGTCAAAGACACGCCATAATAAATGTCAACACTCTGTCAAAATTCATTgagatttatttttctaaataaattacgTTTTTGAGAGAGTTCGTTTTTTAATTTCTAGTCTTTGAGAGATATATATTGATATTCTTATTGAGTATCAATAGACAGTTTTTATAGTGTTCATCACTTCATGAATTAGATCTCACACCCTAATCAAGCCAATATttgagaatagcggagaagatcgtGTTGAGAAATATCTTTTACCACCTATTCCTAAACATAGATATGAATTTGGTAAAgattttattgctataaataacaCCACCATTCAggttttagaaaaaatttaattttttgccaTGCAACAAAATTGTTTTAGAGCAACATCCCTTTGATCTAAGATAAAATGGACAATTTGACAGATTTAgatcatattataaaatttattttgggttCTCGTCCTCGATATAAAAAGGATGGGTAAAGGTCGTTAACACGTCAACATCTTCCGAACCAACAAGGGGTGGTACTTCATCTTCCCCAAGGTGTTGATATGctttttgttgaatattggcaatatcccacattaggaaaagatagaaagggagggggtttggtttgttatatatagaacccctccccctttggttgtatcatcccaaaatcttctcctttgtaatatttctagaggaaatattaatttggtagtgtccgaggacgtaagctaaattggccgaacctcgttaaaactctggtattttatttcttatttgtttgcttttatttaatagctttatgttggttatatttatttagttattattgctataaatatctaagtgagttctgtctagttgttgggttttaagcgggaccattgtgacccctccaatttaactgggaattttcttagtataattgttggcataataattatctaaatatttctgataatattgttattaatattatcgtcgcttccgcaacaattggtatcagagccaaggttttgtagtatgctctgtgtttgcagcttagtctgatcttacacatcagaaacatttcctaaagcttgtgggtattctgcatttggtggctattaagtagaagctatggcaaaaatgacagaagaaaaaccatccatatcaacaacttccacttcgtacattttgccgaggattggaactgcaaatacgagatttgtagtggaaatttttgatggaacaggtcatttcggcatgtggcaaagtgagcttctagatgccctatttcaacagggtctagatattgccattgaggaagaaaaaccagaaggggttgatgataaagaatggaagaccatcaaccgattggcatgtggtacaattcgatcatgtctttccagagagcagaagtatatattcagtaaagagacttctgcaagtaaattgtggaaagcattggaggagaaatttctgaagaagaacagtcaaaataagttacatatgaagaaaagactgtttcgtttcagttatgttcctggtaccacgatgaacgagcacattaccaattttaatcagctggtggctgatttgttgaatttggatgtgacttttgaagacgaagacttggcgttaatgttgttgggatcgcttccagaggagtttgagtaccttgaaactactttACTTCATGGAAagtcggaagtaactttcaatgaagtaactgctgcattgtatagctatgaactacgccgaaaggataagttgaaaggttcaagtgaagcagcagtggaagcattggtaacaagagatCGTCAgaaaagtcagtctaaggggaagagaagaaagtccaaaggtcgagttgttgccaaagatgaatgttcctttcgcaaagaaaaaggacattggaagaaagattgtccaaaattgaagaaaaaagggaagactccgcaagatgcaaatgttgcagaatgcaatagtgaagcagagtcagacttttctcttagtatgacatcttcaacattacatgcagatgagtggatcatggattctggttgttcctatcatatgtgtcccatttgggaatggttctttgaatttcaaaaactagatgaaggggttgtttacatgggta
Coding sequences within it:
- the LOC107913901 gene encoding probable plastidic glucose transporter 3, which codes for MSMRGRHLDAYSMYKRGTREHGFDAFDKEQGPERSLNGVGKDIGVPSWKRSLRHVLVATLSSFLYGYHLGVVNETLESISRDLGFHGNTMAEGLVVSTCLGGAFVGSLFSGLIADGVGRRRALQLCALPMIIGASMSATAKSLWAMLLGRLFVGTGMGIGPAVAALYVTEVSPAYVRGTYGSFTQIATGLGLMGSLFIGFPAKAIEGWWRICFWASVAPAAILALFMEFSVESPHWLFKRGRAADAEAEFEKLLGGPYVKSAMAELSKSDRGDEADTFKFSELLYGHHRKVVFIGSTLFALQQLSGINAVFYFSSTVFETAGVPSESANICVGIANLLGSFVAMILMDRLGRKVLLIGSFSGMVVAMFLQITSATSLVSRSSGVYLSVGGMLLSVLAFAIGAGPVPSILLSEMFPGRVRANAVSVCMAFHWIVNFFVGLLFLRLLEQIGPLVLNSIFGAFCLLAVLFIKKNVLETKGKSLQEIEIALLPSE